Part of the Triticum aestivum cultivar Chinese Spring chromosome 4D, IWGSC CS RefSeq v2.1, whole genome shotgun sequence genome is shown below.
CGTTGTGCAGCATCCGGTTGATGCCGAGCGTCGCCCACGTCCTCCTCATGAGCTCCAGGAGCTCGTCCACCTCGTCGAGCACGACGGTCTCGTCCCTGAGGTCGAAGATGCCCTGGAGGAGGGAGACGTAAAGGAGCACGTTGAGAGGGTACCCGTCGGCCCAGTGGCAGGCCTCGCCGGCGGGGGCGGAGCGCCAGGCGAGCGCGAGCACGGCGTCGCAGAGGGCGCGCATGGCGTCGGAGGCCTTGCCGGTGTCGATGGCGCGGGCCTCGGCTGCCTCCACGACCTCGCGGAACCGGAGCACGGAGGCGCTGTGGCGGTGGTCGAGCGGGACAGAGCTGTGCGTGATGAGGCCCGCCTCGAGGAGCTTGAGCTGGCGGCGCTGCCACTGGTGGTGCTCGGCGCCGTCGGCAAAGTCGGGCAGCTTGAGCTGCCGCAGCAGCTCCAGCGGCAGGATGATCGTCTCCGCTCTTCTGCCCACCTGCATTGCGATTCAGAAGGATCATGGCATGAGCTCGAAATCTCGAACACATGCATTGCGCGCAACCGGCGCGTCAATGGAGGTGCAAGCATGAACGGACCTGTCCGACGAGGGTGCGCATGAGCGTCTTGCGGAGGCGCGCGTCGCCGTGCTCCGTGACGCGCATCTGCTGCCGCATGATCTCGGCGGAGGTCATGGGCCGCCTGGCCCTGGGCGACCCGGCCGGCGCCCGCACGGCGCGGCCGGGGGAACCCGGCGCGGACGAGGCGTTCATGCTGCCGCTGCGCAGGGCGGTGGACGGCTGCGTGGCCCTGCGCGCCTTGAGCCCGAGCGCGCGCTTGACCCGGCTGTTGACGACGTTCATCCCGGTGCCGCCCCTGGGCCCGGCGCCGATCCTGGGCGAGGCGTCCCCGCCTTCGGCGCCGTCACATGCCGCGCCCTtggcgttgccgccgccgccggcgcggcaGGACATGAAGAAGACCTCGTAGGCGGCCTCGCGGACGTCGGCGCGGGAGAGGCCATCGAGGCGGCCGAAGGGGCAGTcgagggcgtcggcggcggccgCGGTGCCGGGGCCGGGGCTGCCGTGGAGGGCGTCGGCGTCGGGCGAGCGCGCGTAGGAGGCGGAGCGGGAGCGGTAGTGCTGCAGGAGGCGCGGCCCCATGGGCATGGATGTCCGGCCGAGCGCGTGGTGTCTCGGGCCGAGGGAGAGGCGGGGGCGACCCAGAAATGGTGGAGGGGAGGGAGAGGCCACGCCACGGCCACGCGCGCGGGAAGGACGGAGGCGCCCCCCGCAACCGCCGCTCCACGCTTCCATGCCCCGTTATTCTCGGCTCGTTGCAACATGGCAGCAAGGCAGTGTTAGGAAGTGCAACATGGCAGCAAGGCGCTAACTAATGACATGAGTCAACCATATATGATTGTCGCTCAAGTGTCTTGCCCAGATCCCTAGAAAAGAGTGTCTTGATCAGATCAGACTGAGAGCGCTCAGTTTTTTAATTTATTTCTGGCTTCTCTTTTATCTTATGCCTCGATGGTTTCATTTTTTTTATGTTCAATGGTCGGAGCATATATAATTAGTTTCTTTTAATAGACACTGCACAGTGCACACTCGCTGAATGAAATTATATCCAGTAATTGACCAGAGTTCCAATTGCCAGCTGCTTCTGCATTATCTTCTTTTACAAGATATATATACTGGTAtaaaagaagctatcactcgagcACGCATGCATGGATGGAGGAGCaacataaaaagaaagaaaaaagatttCCATCAAACTAAGAAACCAcagctagctagctactcccccTGTACATAAGTGCTTCTGCCacagcacacaggagcaaaaccaccAAGGTTCCGAGCCAGTCCAAGTAAGCAAAACAAGCAGGAAGGCGACCTAATGATAGAACATGGGGAAGAGAACATTGATCAAGTCCAGGCTAGCAGCAGGCAGCACACATTCTgatgatgatagaaagaaagaaacATATGAAGCATTCTTTTCGTCTGCTGTATTTTCTTGTGTTTTACACTTGATCAGTGCTGTCTTCCCCATGCTTCATATCTTGCTTGTGCCCTTTTTTGATGATGATACAAACTGGAATTCAGCATCTCCACCTCTCCAGAGCCTCACAAAGATAACACTGCAAACAAGAGGAAGATGCCAGATGGAATCTGTAGGTAGGGGTCATGACCAAGTAAGGCTTCCCAGCAGGCTGCAGAAACACTTGATCCCTTCATCTGGATCGACCAGACCAGATAAATTATTCTAACTAGGACAAGGATAAATTTCATACTAACGCCAGAATTGCCAATGTGGCTTCACAGCACAAAACAGAGTTATAAATATGTTCTATCTTGCATATGTAATTGCCACCGAATAGTAAACCATTCGCCATATTATAAACAAGATAGATCTGTGCATCAAAAGCGCTCAAGCAGGAATAAGACTTTTATGGGCATACAGTTTTCCTTCTCAATCAAACTACCACCAAGACTACTTAGGTGTTTCGTTGATTCTACTCACCAAGACCTGATTGGTTGACGCAAAATCACGTGCTTGACAAGCAGTGTAACACAACAAAGCGCTACAGTCCAGTATGAATTTTACCTAGCCTGAATCTGTTTTTGGAATCGTGCAGGAGATCACTTCTGATTTTTTTCATCCTGCTCTAGTCGATCAGCAAAGTCGTGTCTCAAGGTATGGACATTCTCTTCGGTCACGTCTGTCTGTATCATTTGCATCCAATGCTTTGTGGACTCGGTTCTGCTTTTCCACCATGTAATGATACTTTTTGCCAACGCCATGACATATATTGCACAATCATACGCATTTTTTTGTCTTGGTGTGGGCACCTGCACAACACCGCGTGCATCAGGGAAGACTGCACCGAGTGCTGTAGCAAGACGATCTGCAGCAGAACGATTTAGTCCATCCAGAGAATCCATGTGGTAGAACTGTGGTGGTGGCCCGTTGATGGCATCAATAAGGAATAAAGACCAATGTGTGCCCAAGTCAGCCCGCCCAAAATTGGTGTTGTTGTTAACCGGCAAGAGCACAAGGCGACTGCGTCGTAGTAACTCGACATTGATGGATGAAGCATCGTGAGCATACGCCGAAGACACAGTTGCATCAGCAAGATACACTTCATCATCATTGAGCTTAGTAGAAGATAAATGCTTCAAGTACTTGGTGATAACACCGTCTGCTACGAAATTGTCGGAACGAAGATCCACAATGTCTGAGCTGACCTTGTCCACCGCCACTTTGTCTCCTTCAAATTTCTTTTCCTTCTCACCACTAGTTTGGCTATCACCAGTAGCTACCAACCAATCAAACTGAAagttggcttcttcttcttcttgatccagAGGCACATTTTCCTTGCCACCACTAGTTTGGCTATCAGCAGTAGCTACCAACGAATCAAACTGAAagctgtcttcttcttcttcttgatccagAGGCACATGCGGCAAACCCCATAGACCTCCCCTCAGTCCTACCCTCATGCCCCTGTCAATGCGCTCCTCGTCG
Proteins encoded:
- the LOC123100540 gene encoding uncharacterized protein — its product is MKEESLPPAEECRDAPDVNKVETKREPAGVGFIVHCSDNFTVVTVDQSYKFQGQQAIVKFCDETIATNTRVIRLKGPTNLIVANIPHGDWKAVRYDQIKEEGHSQIVLCIFSLVTRLLPCVSRIISPRCIAVLANGRKVPGSEQTFSFNLPMAGKEHNKENKDHSVLFDFLRDQVLGAPVFDTYGNLVGSVHECGTSFDFKFGVRSEYLQDTLYKWLAGRQWKDVNKPGSQIWHPDDEERIDRGMRVGLRGGLWGLPHVPLDQEEEEDSFQFDSLVATADSQTSGGKENVPLDQEEEEANFQFDWLVATGDSQTSGEKEKKFEGDKVAVDKVSSDIVDLRSDNFVADGVITKYLKHLSSTKLNDDEVYLADATVSSAYAHDASSINVELLRRSRLVLLPVNNNTNFGRADLGTHWSLFLIDAINGPPPQFYHMDSLDGLNRSAADRLATALGAVFPDARGVVQVPTPRQKNAYDCAIYVMALAKSIITWWKSRTESTKHWMQMIQTDVTEENVHTLRHDFADRLEQDEKNQK